In Posidoniimonas corsicana, a single genomic region encodes these proteins:
- a CDS encoding mechanosensitive ion channel family protein, with protein MNTLLLAQAADEADDAPEIQTPEIRSIDDAVSTVVGSLSGMLEDFLARLPLIVAALLILLVTWGVAALADRVTRKALTRVRLRRSLKDLLRQVAYAAVWVVGLLVAAVIIFPGMTIAKVLTVFGLGSIAIGFAFKDIVENFFAGVLILWRFPFENGDFIECGDIEGAVEETTIRMTTIRQVDGQLVVLPNAQLFKSPVRVMTSRPTRRARLICGVDYTTDLSSAQQTIHDALVACDSVKANPQPEVFAREFGDSSINFEVCWWAGSTPKEQRASRDEVVQEIKRRLDGAEIEIPFPHRTMTFKEPITVQGDATPAEHAHGG; from the coding sequence GTGAACACGTTGCTGTTGGCGCAAGCGGCCGATGAAGCCGACGACGCCCCGGAGATCCAGACGCCCGAAATCCGCTCCATCGACGACGCCGTGAGCACGGTCGTCGGAAGCCTGTCGGGCATGCTAGAAGACTTCCTCGCGAGGCTGCCGCTGATCGTGGCCGCGTTGCTGATCCTGCTGGTCACTTGGGGCGTGGCAGCGCTGGCCGACCGCGTGACCCGCAAGGCCCTCACGCGGGTGCGGCTGCGGCGCAGCCTCAAGGACCTGCTCCGCCAGGTGGCCTACGCGGCGGTGTGGGTTGTCGGGCTGCTCGTGGCGGCCGTGATCATCTTCCCGGGCATGACCATCGCCAAGGTGCTGACGGTGTTTGGCCTGGGGTCCATCGCGATCGGATTCGCGTTCAAGGACATCGTGGAGAACTTCTTCGCCGGCGTGCTCATCCTGTGGCGGTTCCCGTTCGAGAACGGCGACTTCATCGAGTGCGGCGACATCGAGGGCGCCGTTGAGGAAACCACCATCCGCATGACGACCATCCGCCAGGTGGATGGGCAGCTGGTTGTGCTGCCCAACGCCCAGCTTTTCAAGTCGCCGGTCCGGGTGATGACCAGCAGACCAACCCGGCGGGCCCGCCTAATCTGCGGCGTCGACTACACGACCGACCTGTCGTCCGCACAGCAGACCATCCACGACGCGCTCGTCGCCTGTGACAGCGTCAAAGCTAATCCTCAGCCCGAAGTCTTCGCCCGCGAGTTCGGCGACTCGAGCATCAACTTCGAGGTCTGCTGGTGGGCCGGCTCCACCCCAAAGGAGCAGCGGGCGTCACGCGACGAGGTGGTGCAGGAGATCAAACGCCGACTCGACGGCGCTGAGATCGAGATCCCGTTCCCGCACCGCACCATGACCTTCAAAGAGCCAATCACCGTGCAGGGCGACGCCACGCCCGCCGAGCACGCCCACGGGGGCTAG
- a CDS encoding formylmethanofuran dehydrogenase subunit A yields MLKIAGATLHDPANGVDGRQADLWIDGGKIVAPPDNPAVKPARVLDAKGLIAMPGGVDMHCHIAGPKVNAARELRCDDRRAEDQRIARREGFRSGTLGSVPSTFATGYKYAGLGYTTAFDAAVPPMAARHAHLELADTPCIDSGFYVLLGNNHYVMDCLKQRDPARLRSYLAWLLGATKGYAPKLVNPGGVEVWKQSGQDALQGLEDKVPQFDVSPREIIRGVAQAAAELGLPHPVHLHCNQLGMPGNWRTTLDSMHALEGCRAHLTHIQFHSYGGGDEDEGTLASRVQPLVEHVNRHENLTVDVGQVLFGATTNMTGDGPLGHYLYRTTGDRWYCHDTEVEAGCGVLPMEYRDKNLFNALQWAIGLEWHLMIDDPWRLALSTDSPNGGSFLAYPELIRLLMDRDHRNEVLSRCPPKLQDRCGLAGLDREYTLNEIAIITRASPARILGLPNKGRLDAGADADITLYTPSDNAAEMFALPRYVLKAGELIIDNYEPCAAPDGKTLCVAPDYDPTPLSDMEKWFASEYSVQMSHYGVRDDETPRAEVTPTG; encoded by the coding sequence ATGCTCAAGATCGCCGGCGCAACGCTGCACGACCCGGCCAACGGGGTAGACGGCCGGCAGGCGGACTTGTGGATCGACGGCGGAAAGATCGTCGCCCCGCCGGACAATCCTGCGGTCAAGCCCGCCCGCGTGCTGGACGCCAAGGGGCTGATCGCGATGCCCGGGGGCGTGGACATGCACTGCCACATCGCGGGACCGAAGGTCAACGCGGCGCGTGAGCTGCGGTGCGACGACCGCCGCGCCGAGGACCAGCGGATCGCCCGCCGCGAGGGGTTCCGCAGCGGCACGCTAGGCAGCGTCCCCAGCACGTTCGCCACGGGCTACAAGTACGCGGGCCTGGGCTACACCACGGCCTTCGACGCCGCGGTTCCGCCGATGGCCGCCCGGCATGCGCACCTGGAGCTCGCCGACACGCCCTGCATCGACAGCGGCTTCTACGTGCTGCTGGGCAACAACCACTACGTGATGGACTGCCTGAAGCAGCGTGACCCGGCGCGGCTGCGCTCGTACCTGGCGTGGCTGCTGGGCGCCACGAAGGGCTACGCGCCGAAGCTGGTGAACCCGGGCGGTGTGGAAGTGTGGAAGCAATCGGGGCAGGACGCCCTGCAAGGGCTGGAAGACAAGGTCCCGCAGTTTGACGTTTCGCCGCGGGAGATCATCCGCGGCGTCGCCCAGGCGGCGGCCGAGCTCGGGCTCCCCCACCCGGTGCACCTGCACTGCAACCAACTCGGCATGCCGGGCAACTGGCGGACCACGCTCGACAGCATGCACGCGCTCGAGGGCTGCCGCGCCCACCTGACGCACATCCAGTTCCACAGCTACGGCGGCGGCGATGAGGACGAGGGCACGCTTGCCAGCCGCGTGCAGCCGCTGGTGGAGCACGTTAACCGCCACGAAAACCTGACCGTCGACGTGGGTCAGGTGCTGTTCGGCGCCACCACCAACATGACCGGCGACGGGCCGCTCGGGCACTACCTTTACCGCACCACCGGGGACCGCTGGTACTGCCACGACACCGAGGTCGAAGCCGGGTGCGGGGTGCTGCCGATGGAGTACCGCGACAAGAACCTGTTCAACGCGTTGCAGTGGGCCATCGGGCTGGAGTGGCACCTGATGATCGACGACCCGTGGCGGCTGGCGCTCAGCACCGACAGCCCCAACGGCGGCTCATTCCTCGCCTACCCCGAGCTGATCCGCCTGCTGATGGACCGCGACCACCGCAACGAGGTGCTCTCCCGCTGCCCGCCCAAGCTGCAGGACCGCTGCGGGCTTGCCGGGCTGGACCGCGAGTACACGCTGAACGAGATCGCGATCATCACCCGCGCAAGCCCGGCAAGGATCCTCGGCCTGCCGAACAAGGGGCGATTGGACGCCGGCGCCGACGCGGACATCACGCTCTACACGCCCAGCGACAACGCCGCGGAGATGTTCGCGCTGCCGCGGTACGTGCTCAAAGCGGGCGAGCTGATCATCGACAACTATGAGCCGTGCGCTGCGCCCGACGGCAAGACGCTCTGCGTCGCGCCCGACTACGACCCTACGCCGCTGTCGGACATGGAGAAGTGGTTCGCCAGCGAGTACTCGGTCCAGATGAGCCACTACGGCGTCCGCGATGACGAGACGCCCCGCGCCGAAGTCACCCCGACCGGCTAG
- a CDS encoding glycoside hydrolase family 97 protein, with protein MSLPHRCVRLIAILAILLLVNGLSAAEWRLESPSGDVLVEIEESDGVRFSVQHKGEVVIDRSQIDLTIRGRKPFGTSLGAANETRTEINETTTFVVPRRFKSLPHRCNELTLTAESGSHALVVRAYDRGVAYRWVTNLPGGVVVESELAEFRFPGTPMTWFPEEDSLMSHQERVYKHVPLGEIGPERFCSTGMVVEPQNGPKVYLSESDLASYPGMFLRGAEDHRGLVGKFAPYPLATRTVRDRDVMVTKAADYLAKTSGTRAYPWRVMILAEADADFLTNELIYQLAPPCELADTSWIKPGKVSWDWWNGINVTGVDFRVGVNTATYKHFIDFAAEAGLQYIILDEGWSKRGDLTQTVPEIDLVELIGHANDKGVGVILWTLWNELDANMIEALDKFEGLGVAGIKVDFMQRDDQPLVEFYHRTAAEAGKRRMLVDFHGSCKPFGIRRTYPNVISFEAVTGLENYKWSNETATPPQELVLPFIRMTAGPMDYTPGAMDNSHREYFHDIYERPMSLGTRCHQLAMYVVYESPLQMLADSPTQYRREPECLRFLSAVPTVWDETVVLHAELGEVVAIARRSGDAWFVGAMTNWTPRRLELDLSFLGDRAYKLEAWADGVNADQNAMDFKHTTQTVTSADSLQVRLESGGGWAGWLRPAND; from the coding sequence ATGTCCCTGCCCCACCGCTGCGTCCGCCTGATTGCGATCCTCGCTATCCTTTTGTTGGTTAACGGCCTGAGCGCCGCCGAATGGAGATTAGAGTCTCCGTCTGGCGACGTTCTGGTGGAGATCGAAGAGAGCGACGGCGTCCGCTTCTCTGTTCAGCACAAAGGCGAAGTGGTGATTGATCGGTCGCAGATCGACCTGACAATCAGGGGCCGCAAGCCGTTCGGCACGAGCCTGGGCGCCGCCAACGAAACGCGAACCGAGATCAATGAGACGACCACCTTCGTCGTGCCGCGGCGGTTCAAGTCGCTGCCGCACCGCTGCAACGAGCTGACGCTGACCGCCGAGTCGGGCAGCCACGCCCTGGTCGTGAGGGCGTACGACCGCGGCGTCGCCTACCGCTGGGTGACGAACCTGCCCGGCGGTGTGGTGGTGGAGAGCGAACTGGCCGAGTTCAGGTTCCCCGGGACGCCGATGACCTGGTTCCCGGAAGAGGATAGCTTGATGTCGCACCAGGAGCGGGTGTACAAGCACGTGCCGCTGGGCGAGATCGGCCCCGAGCGGTTCTGCTCGACCGGCATGGTGGTCGAACCGCAGAACGGTCCGAAGGTCTACCTCTCGGAGTCGGACCTGGCGTCCTACCCGGGCATGTTCCTGCGGGGCGCGGAGGATCACCGCGGGCTGGTCGGCAAATTCGCGCCGTACCCGCTGGCGACCAGAACGGTCCGGGACCGCGACGTGATGGTCACCAAGGCCGCGGACTACCTGGCCAAGACCAGCGGCACGCGGGCGTACCCCTGGCGGGTGATGATCCTGGCCGAGGCCGACGCCGACTTTCTCACCAACGAACTGATCTACCAGCTCGCCCCGCCCTGCGAGCTGGCCGACACCAGCTGGATCAAGCCGGGCAAGGTCTCGTGGGACTGGTGGAACGGCATCAACGTCACCGGCGTCGACTTCCGGGTGGGCGTCAACACCGCGACCTACAAGCACTTCATCGACTTCGCCGCCGAGGCTGGCCTGCAGTACATCATCCTCGACGAGGGCTGGTCCAAGCGTGGCGACCTCACCCAGACCGTCCCGGAGATCGACCTGGTGGAGCTGATCGGCCACGCCAATGACAAGGGCGTGGGGGTGATCCTGTGGACGTTGTGGAACGAGCTGGACGCCAACATGATCGAGGCGCTCGACAAGTTCGAGGGGCTGGGCGTTGCGGGCATCAAGGTCGACTTCATGCAGCGTGACGACCAGCCGCTCGTGGAGTTCTACCACCGCACCGCCGCCGAGGCCGGCAAACGGCGGATGCTGGTCGACTTCCACGGCAGCTGCAAGCCGTTCGGCATCCGGCGGACCTACCCGAATGTGATCTCGTTCGAGGCGGTCACCGGCCTCGAGAACTACAAGTGGAGCAACGAAACGGCCACACCGCCCCAAGAGCTGGTGCTGCCGTTCATCCGCATGACCGCCGGCCCGATGGACTACACGCCAGGCGCGATGGACAACTCGCACCGCGAGTACTTCCACGACATCTACGAGCGTCCGATGAGCCTCGGCACCCGCTGCCACCAGCTGGCAATGTACGTGGTGTACGAGAGCCCACTGCAGATGCTGGCCGACAGCCCCACGCAGTACCGCCGCGAACCTGAGTGCCTGCGGTTCCTGTCCGCCGTGCCCACCGTGTGGGACGAGACCGTCGTGCTACACGCAGAACTGGGCGAGGTGGTCGCCATCGCCCGCCGGAGCGGCGACGCCTGGTTCGTCGGCGCGATGACCAACTGGACGCCGCGGCGGCTGGAACTCGACCTCTCGTTCCTCGGCGATCGCGCCTACAAGCTGGAAGCCTGGGCCGACGGCGTGAACGCCGACCAAAACGCAATGGACTTCAAGCACACCACGCAGACGGTCACCAGCGCCGACAGCCTGCAGGTGCGTCTGGAGTCGGGCGGCGGCTGGGCCGGCTGGCTGCGTCCCGCGAACGACTAG
- a CDS encoding lactonase family protein codes for MPISHLSRAAQALLLFSCYAVAPGTGRAATPAGETQLSAYLGTYNSELSRGVYRLDVTVDGDSLQGEVKLIAEADNPSFLALAPGGRRLYAVGEVREFQGRPTGKVVALQLGPAGEWSELNAAPTAGGGPCYVSLDNRSKFLLIANYGAGTVASLPVQPNGKVGPAVSFHQHTGRSVIESRQSGPHAHCIVTDPSNRFALAADLGTDKVYVYRFDEQTGELAPHDPPSFSMPAGAGPRHLAFHPKGRLLLVINELSSTLASLAWDPATGALEQLDLQSTLPADYDGRNSCADVHVHPSGRFVYGSNRGHDSIAVFAIDPATGTLTPNGHTPARVRTPRNFGIVPSGEYLLACGQDSDSVSVFRVNQQTGELTPIGEPIKAPRPVCVRFITE; via the coding sequence ATGCCGATATCCCACCTAAGCCGCGCCGCACAAGCCCTCCTCCTGTTCTCTTGCTATGCCGTGGCGCCCGGCACAGGTCGTGCGGCGACGCCCGCCGGCGAGACGCAGCTCTCCGCTTACCTGGGCACGTACAACAGCGAGTTGAGCCGTGGCGTCTACCGCCTGGACGTCACCGTGGACGGCGACTCGCTGCAGGGAGAGGTCAAGCTGATCGCGGAGGCCGACAACCCGTCGTTCCTCGCGCTCGCGCCCGGCGGACGCCGCTTATACGCCGTGGGAGAGGTCCGCGAGTTCCAGGGGCGGCCGACCGGCAAAGTGGTCGCGTTGCAACTGGGCCCGGCGGGTGAGTGGTCGGAGCTGAACGCGGCCCCAACGGCCGGGGGTGGGCCCTGCTACGTCTCGCTCGACAATCGGTCCAAATTTCTGCTGATCGCCAACTACGGAGCGGGAACGGTGGCCTCGCTGCCGGTGCAGCCGAACGGAAAAGTCGGCCCGGCTGTCAGCTTCCACCAGCACACCGGCAGGAGCGTCATCGAGTCGCGGCAGAGCGGCCCGCACGCGCACTGCATCGTGACCGACCCCAGCAACCGCTTCGCGCTGGCGGCCGACCTCGGCACGGACAAGGTGTACGTCTACCGCTTCGACGAGCAGACCGGCGAGCTCGCCCCGCACGACCCGCCGTCGTTCTCCATGCCCGCGGGCGCCGGGCCCCGCCACCTGGCGTTCCACCCCAAGGGGCGTTTGCTGCTGGTGATCAACGAACTCTCGAGCACGCTCGCATCGCTCGCGTGGGACCCCGCGACTGGCGCCCTCGAGCAGCTTGACCTGCAGAGCACGCTGCCCGCGGACTACGACGGCCGCAACTCGTGCGCGGACGTCCACGTGCACCCCAGCGGGCGGTTCGTCTACGGGTCGAACCGCGGGCACGACAGCATCGCGGTCTTCGCGATCGATCCGGCAACTGGGACGCTCACGCCTAATGGGCACACGCCGGCACGGGTCCGCACGCCCCGCAACTTCGGCATCGTCCCGTCCGGGGAGTACCTGCTGGCCTGCGGCCAGGACTCTGACAGCGTGAGCGTCTTCCGTGTTAACCAGCAGACGGGCGAGCTCACGCCAATCGGCGAACCGATCAAGGCGCCCCGCCCCGTTTGCGTACGGTTTATCACGGAGTAG
- a CDS encoding SDR family NAD(P)-dependent oxidoreductase, whose product MQDNPFDLTGRTAVVTGASRGLGQEFGRALAAAGADLVITSRKRDDLAAFQAEIESLGRKVTALELDVRDHGSIQRMADAAANACGAIDILVNNAGCNVRKPALDVSWDDWNLVLDTNLRGTFFVAQAIGRGMVERGYGRVINIGSVTSVAGYAGLGPYCASRGGVKQLTMSLADDWGPHGVTVNCLAPGWFRTEQNKVLYENQEWLDYLVDRIPLRRPGQPGDLRGAVVFLASDASQYVTGQTLLVDGGISTGATRATVPAKD is encoded by the coding sequence TTGCAAGACAACCCCTTCGACCTGACCGGCCGCACGGCTGTCGTCACCGGCGCCAGCCGGGGGCTGGGCCAGGAGTTCGGCCGCGCGCTCGCCGCGGCAGGCGCAGACCTAGTGATCACCAGCCGCAAGCGTGACGACCTCGCGGCGTTCCAAGCGGAGATCGAGTCTCTCGGCCGCAAGGTCACGGCCCTGGAGCTCGACGTCCGGGACCACGGCAGCATCCAACGGATGGCCGACGCCGCGGCCAATGCGTGCGGCGCCATCGACATCCTGGTCAACAACGCCGGCTGCAACGTCCGCAAGCCGGCGCTCGACGTGAGCTGGGACGACTGGAACCTGGTGCTCGACACCAACCTCCGCGGGACGTTCTTCGTCGCTCAGGCGATCGGCCGCGGGATGGTCGAGCGCGGCTACGGGCGGGTGATCAACATCGGGTCGGTGACCTCGGTCGCTGGTTACGCGGGACTGGGGCCGTATTGCGCGAGCCGCGGCGGCGTGAAGCAGCTCACGATGAGTCTGGCCGACGACTGGGGCCCCCATGGCGTAACGGTCAACTGCCTGGCGCCCGGCTGGTTCCGCACCGAGCAGAACAAGGTGCTGTACGAGAACCAGGAGTGGCTCGACTACCTGGTCGACCGCATCCCGCTCCGCCGCCCCGGCCAGCCGGGCGACCTCCGCGGCGCGGTGGTGTTCCTGGCGTCCGACGCCAGCCAGTACGTCACCGGGCAGACGCTACTAGTCGACGGCGGCATCTCGACCGGCGCCACCCGGGCTACCGTGCCGGCCAAGGACTGA